From Halorussus lipolyticus:
GACCTGCGTCATGTCGTAGGGCTTCTTGGGTTGGTCGGGCACGATGGACTTGAGTTCCTCGTCCCTGCGCTCGGGGTCGTCCCACGGTTCGACTCGTGGGGGGTCCTCGACGTTGTTCTGCGGGAGGTACGACAGCAGGCGTCGGATGTCGTCTAAGGCTTCCTCCTCGCTCTTTTCGGAGAAGTGCGAGACCCCGGAGGTCGATTCGTGGGTCTTCGCGCCCCCGAGTTCCTCGAAGGTGACCTCCTCGCCCGTGACCGTCTCGATAACGTCCGGGCCAGTGATGAACATGTGGCTGGTGTCCTCGACCATGAAGATGAAGTCCGTGATGGCGGGCGAGTAGACCGCGCCGCCGGCGCAGGGACCCATGATGGCCGAAATCTGGGGGATGACGCCCGAGGCCTCGGTGTTCCGCCGGAAAATCTCGGCGTAGCCAGCCAGCGAGGCCACGCCCTCCTGAATCCGGGCACCGGCCGAGTCGTTGAGACCGATGACGGGCGCGCCGACCTCCATCGCTTTGTCCATGACCTTGCAGACTTTCTCGGCGAACACCTCGCCGAGCGACCCGCCGAAGACGGTGAAGTCGTGGGCGAAGACGAAGACCTTGCGACCGTTGACCTCGCCGTAGCCAGTCACCACGCCGTCGCCTTTGACCTGCTTTTCTTCCATCCCGAAGTTGTGGCTCCGGTGGGTTCGAAGCTGGTCGAACTCGTTGAACGTCCCGTCGTCGAGGAAGTAGTCGATTCGCTCGCGGGCAGTCATCTTGCCCTTCTCGTGCTGGGACTCGATGCGCTCCTCGCCGCCGCCTTTCAGGGCCTCGTCGCGGAGTTCGCGGAGTTCTTCTATCTTGTCTTCCATCGTCATGCTCGTCGAACCCTCCGATGGCTACTCATTGGGCGAGTTGAGGGCCACGGGGCGGAAAAGCATTGCTAAAGAGAAGTTAACCGACCAGCGAGAGCGCGAGGTCGGTCAGCGAGACACCGGCCAGCGAAAGCAAGTTGACCGCGAGCGTGCCGGCGAGGAACAGCGGGAGAATCGTCCGGACCGACCAGAGCCACGCCGGACCGACCGACTGGACCCGCGACCCTGCGCCGGTCGAGTACTCGGTGAGGGCGTCCTTGCCCAGCACCCACCCGACGAAGACGAGGAAGCCGACGAGACCGGTCGTCAGCATCAGGTCCACGAGCGTTCCCGCGACGAAGCCGAACAGCGCGGGATTCAGCGCGTTCGCACTCCCGGTCAGCAGGACGAGGCTCGCAATCGAGAGCGTCGCACTCCGGCGAGAGACGCCGTGTTCGTCCACGAGGTAGGCGACCGGGATTTCGAGCATGCTGATGGACGACGACAGCGCCGCGAGGACGATGACGCCGAAGAAGACGACTGCGAGGAGTTGGCCGAGGGGGACCTGCGAGAACGCGCCGGCCAGACTCACGAATAGCGCGCCGGGGCCGCCGCCGGACGCCGCCGGGCCGGTCAGTTCGCCGAAGGTGGCGAACAGCAGGGGGAAGACCACGAAGCCCGCGAGGACGCCGACGCCGGTGTTCAGCACTGCGATGAGGCTCCCGTCCGAGGCCAGATTGTGGTCGTCGCCGAGGTAGGAGGCGTAGGTAATCATTGTGCCGACGCCGAGCGAGAGGGTGAACAGGGCCTGTCCGGCCGCCGCGCCCAGCACGTCGAAGAAGTTGGCTCGGAGGTAGCCGGCGTCGAAGTCCAAATAGAACGAGAGGCCTGCACCTGCGCCGGGCCGAGTTATCGCCCACCCGGCCAGCGCGACCAGCAGAACCACGATTGCGGGCATCATGATTTTGGTCGCCTTCTCGATGCCGTCCCGAATCCCGCCGACCACGACGAGGGCCGTCAGCGCGAGGAAGCCGATGTGGAAGCCGACCGCGCCGAGACCGTAGTCGATGGCCTTGAAGTATTCGCCGGGTGCCCCGAAGTACCCGCCGGTGAAACTGGCGACGAAGTACCGGAGAATCCATCCGCCGACGACGCTGTAGAACGACAGCAGGACGATTGCGGTCACGACGCCGAACAGGCCGACCGCGCCCCACGATTTCGAACCGGACGAGAGCCGGTAGAGCGCGCCAGCAGGGTTGCGCTGGGAGCGCCGCCCGATGACGAACTCCGCCAGCAAGCCGGGGACCCCGACTAGCAGGACGATTGCGAGATATACGACCAGAAACGCGCTTCCCCCGTTTTCGGCTGTCATCCACGGGAAGCGCCAGACGTTACCGAGTCCGACCGCGCTCCCGACCGCGGCGAGGATGAAGCCGAGCCGGGTGCGCCACGATTCACGTGCCATTGACACACAGTCGCTCACATGGCCATAAGAGTTTTTCGAGTTACGAATCGTTAATTCGAAAATACGACGTTCTTTCGGGCGTGATTCGGTATTTCTATCGAAGGCACCCGGAGTTCTTCGGAGATGGTCCTACGAAGCGTAGATTCACCCCCGCGTATCCGGACATCTGACTACGATTCTTAACCAAGCTGTCGAGAGTGACGAGAAACTAACGAGTGGAGCATCGCGCACGACGAAAAAAGAAACGACGAGCAGTCTGCGGTGTTCGGTCGGTTCTAGAAGTACGCTCCCGACGCGAGACCGGTGTAGAGCGCCTCGACGCCGAGGTAGAGGGTCACGATGACCGCGACGGGGACGACGAGTCGGACCCACCACAGCCACGCCGAGGTGAACGACTCGCCGACGGACGAGCCGCGGCCGAGTTCGTCCACGGCCTCTCGGTCGGCGACCCAGCCGACGAAGACGGCCAGAAGCAGGACCGAGATGGGGAGCAGAAGCTTGAACACCAAGTCGTTGTAGAACCCGAGCCACGAAGTGCCGAACGTCGCGGGCACGCCGATGACGGCGATGAGGCCGCCCATCGCCACGGCAGTCGTGGAGCGCTTGTAGCCGTAGTTCTCGCTGACGTAGGACACCGGGACCTCCAGTAGGCTGATGGAACTGGAGAGGGCGGCGAACAGCAGGACGGCGAAGAAGAAGAAACCGATGATGCCGCCTGCCGGCAGGCTACCGAAGGCACCAGCCAGCGCCACGAACGCGGTACCGGCACCGCCACCTGCGCCCTCTGCGCCGCCCGTGGCGAACAGGATGGGGAAGACGACGAAGCCAGCGAGGAGCGCGATGAGGGTGTTGACGACGACGATAGCGCCGCCGTCGGCCGGGAGGCTGTCGTCGCGCCCGAGGTACGACGAGTAGGCTATCATCACGCTGAATCCGAGCGAGAGGGTGAAGAACGCCTGTCCCATCGCGGGCGGGACGATGGAGCCGAAGTTACTGGCGATGACGCCGAAGTCCGGCGAGAGGTAGTAGCTGTACCCCTCGGCCGCGCCGTCGAGCGTCGTCGCCCATCCGGCGAGTGCGACGAGTAGGAGCAGAACGCCGGGAATCATGACCTTGGTCGCACGTTCGATACCGTCGGTGACGCCGGAGGCCACGATGCCGATGGTCAACACCATAAACACGAGGTGGCCGCCGATTGCAGTCGGTCCCGAAGCGACAGAGCCGAAGTAGGCTCCGGCGTCGCCGAAGTACGCGCCGGTCGCGCTACCGAGGATGTAGCTGAGAACCCAGCCGCCGACGACGCTGTAGAACGACAGCGTGATGAGCGACGAGAACAGACCGAGGCCGCCGGTGAACGACCAGTTACCGTAGCCGATTTTTCCGAACGAAGCGATGGGGTTCTGCTCGCCGCGCCGACCGATGACGAACTCGACCATCATGGTCGGGAAGCCGATGAGGAACACGGCCAGCAGGTAGACCACGAGGAAGGCCGCACCACCGTTCGCGGCGGTCTGGAAGGGGAACGACCAGATGTTCCCGAGACCGACCGCGCTACCGACTGCGGCGAAAATGAATCCAATGCGACTCGTCCACGTTTCTCGTTGTGCCATGTGTGTGAGGGTAGCTTTCAAACCACGCGGTATAAACGGAACGATTCGAAAGAGGGCGTGCGCTTTTTGCCGGAAGTTCTTTGACACGTCCAGTAGTCCGGCCGAAATTAGACGAACGTTCAGGCCGCGCCAGCGAGGAGTCTACGCCTCCCCGTAAACCGGGACTGCCGCGCCGCTGGTGACGCCGGTCGCGTCCGAGCAGAGGACCAGCACGGTTTCGGCGATGTCGGCGGGGTCCACCCACTTGTCGTGGTCGGCGTCGGGCATCATCTCGCGGTTGGCGGGCGTGTCGATGACGCTGGGCATGACCGCGTTGGCTCTGACCTCGCCGGTGTGCTCCTCGGCGATGGTCTCGGTCAGCAGGCGGACGCCGGCTTTCGAGGCTCTGTATGGACCATCTCCCTCGCCGCCTTCGAGCGAGGAGCGCGCCGAGACCGAGACGATGGCTCCGCCACCCGCCGACTCCCGGAGGTGCGGTAGGGCGTGCTTGCTGGCGAGGAACATCGTCTTGAGGTTCACGTCGAACAGCAGGTCGAAGGTTTCGGCGTCGGTCTCCTCGATTGGAGTCCCGCCGCGCCACGTACCGGCGATATTGGCGAGGTAATCGAGGCCGTCGTGGTCCGCCGTGACCTCGGAGACGACGCGCTCGACCTCGCTCTCGTCGGTGCAGTCGCCTTCGTAGAAGTGGACGCGCTCGCGGTCGGTATCGAGTTCGGCGTCCTCGTCGTCGGGCGCTACCATGTCCGCGGCGGCGACGGTTGCGCCCGCCTCGGCGAACTCCTCGCAGACCGCGCTTCCGAGTGCGCCGCTGGCACCGGTCACGAGTGCCACGTCGTCGGTGAAGTCGAAGGTGACGTTCATACAGTCGTGGTAACGTCCCCTAATGGAATAAAAAGGGCGGCGCGGTCCTCATCGGACCGAACCGGACTCGGACTCCGCCAAATTCGGGGGCGGACCCCGGCCAGTTTTCCGGCGGGACCGCGAACCGCCGGCCATGCGACTCGTCGCTCACCGCGGGTTCGCCGACCGCTACCCCGAGAATACGGTCCGGGCCTTCGAGGACGCCGCCACCGTCGCCGACTGGATAGAACTCGACGTGCGCCGGTGCGAGTCGGGCGAACTCGTCGTCTTCCACGACGACCGATTGGATAGGTTGACGGGCGCGTCCGGCCGGGTCGCCGAGACGCCGTGGGAGACGCTTCGGACGCTCGACGTGCTTGATTCTGGTGAGGAGGTTCCGGTCCTCGGAGACGCTCTCGCGGCGATTCCGGCGTCGGTCGGCGTCAACGTCGAACTCAAGGAGCGCGGTCTGTCTGCCGACGCGCTGGCAATCGCCGAGGAGGTCGGGAACGATGTGGTGGTCTCCTCGTTCGACGCCGAGACCCTGCGCGAGGTTCGGGAAGCGGACTCCTCGGTCTCGCTGGCGTTCATCACGAGGGAAGCGACCGGCGCGGTCGAAACCGCCCGCGAACTGGGGTGTGAGTTCCTGCATCCCCACTTCGAGGCGTGTCTCGACGCCGAGGACGACGCCGGAACGGGACTCGTAGCGCAGGCCCACGA
This genomic window contains:
- a CDS encoding sodium-dependent transporter, which produces MAQRETWTSRIGFIFAAVGSAVGLGNIWSFPFQTAANGGAAFLVVYLLAVFLIGFPTMMVEFVIGRRGEQNPIASFGKIGYGNWSFTGGLGLFSSLITLSFYSVVGGWVLSYILGSATGAYFGDAGAYFGSVASGPTAIGGHLVFMVLTIGIVASGVTDGIERATKVMIPGVLLLLVALAGWATTLDGAAEGYSYYLSPDFGVIASNFGSIVPPAMGQAFFTLSLGFSVMIAYSSYLGRDDSLPADGGAIVVVNTLIALLAGFVVFPILFATGGAEGAGGGAGTAFVALAGAFGSLPAGGIIGFFFFAVLLFAALSSSISLLEVPVSYVSENYGYKRSTTAVAMGGLIAVIGVPATFGTSWLGFYNDLVFKLLLPISVLLLAVFVGWVADREAVDELGRGSSVGESFTSAWLWWVRLVVPVAVIVTLYLGVEALYTGLASGAYF
- a CDS encoding sodium-dependent transporter, producing the protein MARESWRTRLGFILAAVGSAVGLGNVWRFPWMTAENGGSAFLVVYLAIVLLVGVPGLLAEFVIGRRSQRNPAGALYRLSSGSKSWGAVGLFGVVTAIVLLSFYSVVGGWILRYFVASFTGGYFGAPGEYFKAIDYGLGAVGFHIGFLALTALVVVGGIRDGIEKATKIMMPAIVVLLVALAGWAITRPGAGAGLSFYLDFDAGYLRANFFDVLGAAAGQALFTLSLGVGTMITYASYLGDDHNLASDGSLIAVLNTGVGVLAGFVVFPLLFATFGELTGPAASGGGPGALFVSLAGAFSQVPLGQLLAVVFFGVIVLAALSSSISMLEIPVAYLVDEHGVSRRSATLSIASLVLLTGSANALNPALFGFVAGTLVDLMLTTGLVGFLVFVGWVLGKDALTEYSTGAGSRVQSVGPAWLWSVRTILPLFLAGTLAVNLLSLAGVSLTDLALSLVG
- a CDS encoding SDR family NAD(P)-dependent oxidoreductase, with the protein product MNVTFDFTDDVALVTGASGALGSAVCEEFAEAGATVAAADMVAPDDEDAELDTDRERVHFYEGDCTDESEVERVVSEVTADHDGLDYLANIAGTWRGGTPIEETDAETFDLLFDVNLKTMFLASKHALPHLRESAGGGAIVSVSARSSLEGGEGDGPYRASKAGVRLLTETIAEEHTGEVRANAVMPSVIDTPANREMMPDADHDKWVDPADIAETVLVLCSDATGVTSGAAVPVYGEA
- a CDS encoding glycerophosphodiester phosphodiesterase; amino-acid sequence: MRLVAHRGFADRYPENTVRAFEDAATVADWIELDVRRCESGELVVFHDDRLDRLTGASGRVAETPWETLRTLDVLDSGEEVPVLGDALAAIPASVGVNVELKERGLSADALAIAEEVGNDVVVSSFDAETLREVREADSSVSLAFITREATGAVETARELGCEFLHPHFEACLDAEDDAGTGLVAQAHDAGLEVNAWTVKTPEEADALRAVGVDGLIADSPDVR
- a CDS encoding acyl-CoA carboxylase subunit beta, with protein sequence MEDKIEELRELRDEALKGGGEERIESQHEKGKMTARERIDYFLDDGTFNEFDQLRTHRSHNFGMEEKQVKGDGVVTGYGEVNGRKVFVFAHDFTVFGGSLGEVFAEKVCKVMDKAMEVGAPVIGLNDSAGARIQEGVASLAGYAEIFRRNTEASGVIPQISAIMGPCAGGAVYSPAITDFIFMVEDTSHMFITGPDVIETVTGEEVTFEELGGAKTHESTSGVSHFSEKSEEEALDDIRRLLSYLPQNNVEDPPRVEPWDDPERRDEELKSIVPDQPKKPYDMTQVIDGVVDEDSFFEVQEGFAKNIVIGFARLDGRSVGVVANQPRVNAGTLDIESSQKGARFVRFCDSFNIPILTFVDVPGFMPGTDQEHNGIIRHGAKLLYAYSEATVPLMTVITRKAYGGAYDVMASKHIGADVNYAWPTAEIAVMGPKGAVNVLYSDELDEADDTEARRQELIDEYRDEFANPYTAADRGFVDDVIEPQDTRPRLVDDLEMLASKRDELPDKKHGNIPL